Within the Methanomicrobia archaeon genome, the region CGAGGGGCAGCGCGTAGCTCTGGCGCGGGCGCTCGTCACCGAGCCTGAGGTGCTTCTGCTGGACGAGCCGACCGCGAATCTTGATCCCCGCTCTGTGGAAAAGATCGAGGAGTTAATTCTCAGGGTCAACCGGGAGTACCAGACCACGATCATCATGGCCACGCACGATATGCTCCAGGGTCAGCGCCTCGCAGACCGGATAGGCGTGCTGATGAACAACACCATCGAGCAGGTGGGCTCCCCGACCGAGATCTTCTACGCGCCTCTAAACGAAGCGATCGCACGATTCGTTGGGGTCGACAATATCGTACCGAGCGTCGTCGAGTCGAACAACGGAGGGGAGACCGTGGTCGACCTCAACGGGTCGGAAGTGATCTGCATATCTAACTTCACCACAGGAGCTGCAGTTCTGATCTGTCTCAGAGCTGAGGAGGTCGTTCTTTCGAAGGAGCTGGGAAAGAGCAGTCTGCGAAACTGGATACGCTCGCAGATTACGAAGCTCACGCTCGTTGGACCGACGGTTCGTGTTACATTGGAGAACGGGCTCGTCGCGCTGATCACCAAGCAGTCAGCGGAGGAGCTCAAGCTCACCGAAGGTGATGAGGTCAACGCCAGCTTTAAAGCTACTGCGGTACACCTCGCTCGCAGATGAGC harbors:
- a CDS encoding ABC transporter ATP-binding protein, with translation MIEVKQVARRYREKEILRDINLTIERGEIFTIIGPTGAGKTTLLRLIDLLELPSLGSIHVDGRDTNTTAKKRLAIRREMSLLFQKPALFNTSVYDNVTYGLKFRGVPRAEIDKKVTHALELVGLSSYATRLATTLSGGEGQRVALARALVTEPEVLLLDEPTANLDPRSVEKIEELILRVNREYQTTIIMATHDMLQGQRLADRIGVLMNNTIEQVGSPTEIFYAPLNEAIARFVGVDNIVPSVVESNNGGETVVDLNGSEVICISNFTTGAAVLICLRAEEVVLSKELGKSSLRNWIRSQITKLTLVGPTVRVTLENGLVALITKQSAEELKLTEGDEVNASFKATAVHLARR